From the Nostoc sp. PCC 7107 genome, the window TTGGGGCCGAGGTTGCGATCGTATACTTCCGCGTAATTACCAACGTGTTTGATAACTCTAGCCGCAAAATCGTTAGTTAAACCAAGTCCTTCACCTAAGTTGCCTTCTGTGCCTAAAAAGCGTTTAATATCTGGATCGTTACTGTTAGCCATTTGCGCCACATTCTGAGAATTAATACCCAATTCTTCGGCTTTAATAAAAGAATAAACTACCCATTTCACAATGTTGTTCCAATTTGTGTTTCCTTTAGCAACTGCTGGCGCTAGGGGTTCAGAAGAAATCACTTCATCCAAAATTATGTTTTCTTCTGGTTTGGGTAGAGTTGTCCGGCGAGAAACCAAGGCGGAACGGTCGGCTGTCACTCCGTCACAACGTCCTTCAGCGTAGGTGGCGAAGGTAATATTTACATCTTCAAAAACAACGGGTTTGTAAGTTACACCACGTTTTCGCATCTGGTCGGCTAAATTTTGTTCAGTAGTTGTACCAGTTTGCACACAAATTGCTTTGCCTTTTAAGTCTGCTAGGGACTTAATGTTGCTAGTTTTGCGAACCATGAGCGCTTGACCGTCATAAAAGACGACAGGTGCAAATTCTAAACCGACTGAAGTATCACGGCTGAGTGTCCAAGTTGTGTTGCGGCTGAGAATATCTACTTCTCCAGTTTGGACGGCGGTAAATCTTTCTTTGGCGTTGAGATTGCGAAACTCGATAGCATTGGGATCATCAAACATTGCTGCTGCTACAGCACGGCAAACATCTACATCTATACCATTGTATTTACCGTCAGTACCCACAAAGCTAAAACCGGGAATTTCGCCACTGACACCGCAAATTAACTGACCACGACCTTTAACTATATCAGTGCGATCGCTGGCTGTCTTTGTTGTTTGGCCTGATTCTCCACTACAAGCAGCAAGTGTCAAGATTAAAGGTGCGATCGCTAGGATGAAAGCTAATTTCCGCATAAACTTTGTAAATGTTAAACGCTGAAAGATGTTTTCACGACTACAATATTTTGGTAAAAAATTAGTCGATGTTTGTAATATAAAGCTTTTTGTAGATTTTTAAAATCGAGAGTCTCAGATCCACGACTGATTCAATAAGTAGTAAATTTAATTTTTCACTAATAATTTAAGATTGCTATTTTAAAAAATTAGCCACTGTAATTTTTAACTATTACTTAAATATTGATTCTTGAGATACAAAGATTGCTAGATATTTTGTCCTTATGAGTACTTCCTAAAACATGATTTTCCTATTTCATAGAATTTATTATGCAGAAACTCATTGCATAATTCTCAACAAGCAGAAGTAGCCACATCAACCTAAACATAGACCCCTCGCAGGTTACACTAGTTTTGGTGACAGCCGCTCCACCATTTCTTATGAGGCTTTTATGGGAGCAAATCTCGAACAGATTGCCAATTACTTAGACAAACTAGGTTGGGACTACCGCTTTGATGATGAAGAAGACCGAATTATCACAGGGGTGGAAGCTGATAACCTAGAAGATTTTCTCATAGTTGTTCAATTAGATGAGGAGGGAAAATTTTTCCGCATTTTTGCGCCTCAAGTTTTGGCAGGAGTACAAGACCATCCTCACAAAGCGGTGATTCTCCAGACAATGTTAGCCATTTCCTGGGAAACCAAAATGCTGCAATGGGAATATGACCCGTCAGACGGCGAAATCCGTGCCATTATTGAATTTCCTCTGGAAGACTCAATTCTCACAGAAAAGCAATTTCAACGCTGTTTAAGCGGGTTGATTCAGATTGTTGATGGTATAGCTATCCCCAGATTGAAAGAAGTCATGGTTACAGGAGAAGATCCAGGAAATATAGAGATTGGCGAAAGAATGTTACTCAGTATTCAGGAAGAAGCACCCGGTTTACTAGAACTTTTGGAAAAGGCAATGGAAGCTAGAAAAAAGCGGGGGACTTTTCCAAGTGACTGAGGCGAATCACCACTTAAATAGCTATACTCCAAAGTGATACCCTCACTATATACTGAAATTTTCTAGGGCTGGATTTTATGACATCCTATGCAACCTCCTCTGCCAAAGCAGAAATGAGTGAACTCCGGCGATTAAAAGGCTTACTACCACCAGAATTGCAAAGCTGGGTCACAGTTGAAGGCACAACTGAGGTCAATCCACCCCTGATCCGCAGCGAAGAAATTGGTAAAGACCAAGTAGAAGTTCAAATTGACTTGGTGAAATGGGATGCTCTCGCAATGGATCAGCGTAATCTGCTGTTCTGGCATGAAGTTGCCCGCATTCAAAATGACACAATTCCCAAAGATGGTTGGGAAATGGCAGCATTAGCTATTGGTTTAGGTGGTGCTGTCGGTGAGTTGTGGGTACAAGATGGATTGTTGCTGGTGTTAGCTTTGGCCCTATGTGGCGTTTCTGGTTGGCGACTTTATCAAAAGAATAATGGCGAAAAGCAAATGAGAGAATTGCTAAATGCTGATGAAAAAGCGATCGCACTAGCAACTCGTTTTGGTTACAGTCTACCCAATGCTTACAAAAGTCTTGGTAGTGCTTTGAAAAGTTTAATTGATACTACTCCTAGCAAACGCCAACGGTCTCGTTATGAAGCACGACTTTCTGCCCTCAAACGTAGTGCCAACAAGGCAAAAGCTAAATCTCGCTCTCCAGAAGACAGCGAAATGTAGCCTCAGAGAATTATCTTGGGTGGGCAATTCCCACCCAAACAAGAATTTATTTACTTCTGCATAGATTTAAACTGTCGCTTCACGAATAAACTACTCGCAGCCATTAAAACTAGTGCAGCAGTTGTAGTTGGTTCTGGGACTCTTTGTGGTGGCACAAATCCGGCCAATTCTGCTTGACTGGCGTTTAAGGCGTAAACAAAGGTAGGAATCAAAGACTGTCCTGTAGGACAACCACTGTCAATGGGGACTTGAGAGAAGTTAGTCCCATCTGTACAAACATCAAATTGCACATTATCACCATTTTGAGTGACGCTGAAGTCGTTAT encodes:
- a CDS encoding amino acid ABC transporter substrate-binding protein, which gives rise to MRKLAFILAIAPLILTLAACSGESGQTTKTASDRTDIVKGRGQLICGVSGEIPGFSFVGTDGKYNGIDVDVCRAVAAAMFDDPNAIEFRNLNAKERFTAVQTGEVDILSRNTTWTLSRDTSVGLEFAPVVFYDGQALMVRKTSNIKSLADLKGKAICVQTGTTTEQNLADQMRKRGVTYKPVVFEDVNITFATYAEGRCDGVTADRSALVSRRTTLPKPEENIILDEVISSEPLAPAVAKGNTNWNNIVKWVVYSFIKAEELGINSQNVAQMANSNDPDIKRFLGTEGNLGEGLGLTNDFAARVIKHVGNYAEVYDRNLGPKTKLNLARGQNQLWSKSGLLYSPPFR
- a CDS encoding DUF3318 domain-containing protein; this encodes MTSYATSSAKAEMSELRRLKGLLPPELQSWVTVEGTTEVNPPLIRSEEIGKDQVEVQIDLVKWDALAMDQRNLLFWHEVARIQNDTIPKDGWEMAALAIGLGGAVGELWVQDGLLLVLALALCGVSGWRLYQKNNGEKQMRELLNADEKAIALATRFGYSLPNAYKSLGSALKSLIDTTPSKRQRSRYEARLSALKRSANKAKAKSRSPEDSEM